One region of Exiguobacterium acetylicum genomic DNA includes:
- a CDS encoding aldo/keto reductase codes for MELRRFGTSDLFVSPLGFGAGHIGAEQMTDREAVYLLEQARDLGINLIDTARGYGLSEQRVGQFLKNRRHDVILSTKVGYDVPGAQDWTFEAVHGGIDQALQTMQTDYLDIVHLHSCSQEILAQGDVIEALEQAKQAGKVRVIAYSGDREDLIYAIETNRFDSFQTSFNLFDQRVDDILPTLLDHGVIAKRPIGNAPWRFTERPVGQYVEPYWERAQQLAYPLEESSWLETALRFTVFEPGITTAIIGTSRPEHLALNQQLIERGPLPADRVAQLKERFAECDATFGYPSQT; via the coding sequence GTGGAGTTAAGACGTTTTGGAACATCTGATTTATTCGTGTCCCCGCTTGGGTTCGGAGCCGGTCACATCGGTGCAGAACAGATGACGGACCGGGAAGCAGTTTATTTACTCGAACAAGCACGTGATCTTGGCATCAACCTGATCGATACGGCACGCGGCTACGGCTTATCGGAGCAACGCGTCGGACAATTTCTAAAGAATCGCCGGCACGACGTCATTCTGTCGACGAAAGTCGGCTATGATGTTCCCGGTGCGCAGGACTGGACCTTTGAAGCGGTCCATGGTGGCATCGATCAAGCCTTACAGACGATGCAAACGGATTATCTCGACATCGTACACTTACATTCTTGCAGTCAAGAAATCCTCGCCCAAGGAGATGTCATCGAAGCGCTTGAACAAGCAAAACAAGCTGGAAAAGTTCGCGTCATTGCTTATTCCGGTGATCGGGAAGACTTGATATATGCTATCGAAACGAATCGCTTCGACAGTTTTCAAACATCGTTCAATCTGTTTGACCAACGTGTCGATGATATCCTGCCTACTCTTCTAGATCACGGAGTCATCGCCAAGCGTCCGATCGGCAACGCCCCGTGGCGCTTCACGGAGCGTCCGGTCGGACAGTATGTCGAACCATATTGGGAACGTGCGCAACAACTCGCTTATCCACTCGAGGAATCGAGTTGGCTTGAAACTGCGCTTCGTTTCACGGTCTTTGAACCAGGAATCACGACGGCCATCATCGGCACGTCTCGACCCGAACATCTCGCGTTGAATCAGCAACTGATCGAGCGCGGTCCACTACCCGCTGACCGTGTTGCTCAGTTGAAGGAACGCTTCGCTGAGTGTGACGCAACGTTCGGTTATCCTTCGCAAACATGA
- a CDS encoding DMT family transporter yields MQKILTHRIGLVVFALLTTFLWGSAFPFIKKSYDLLQITSSEYGEQLLFASYRFFLAGVLLLVVSVFVFKQTITLKERTYAYSRLGFFLTFLQYVFFYIGLSLSTGVQGSIIAGSTSFFQMLLAHFRYEDDRLNRFKGLALFLGFTGVILANWPQGGQGVSFGVGEGLLIAAMVSGAFGNLIAKEYSARYPVAPMTGWAMVIGSIGLFIAGVILDGHVAPFTFSTTSAWMLVYLAFLSATGFTLWNLLMKYNPVSKVSLFMFFVPIYGVSLSALILGETIPPQALLGLLFVVSGILVSTYLPVWFQKRG; encoded by the coding sequence ATGCAAAAAATTTTAACCCATCGGATTGGACTCGTCGTCTTTGCGTTACTGACGACTTTTTTGTGGGGAAGTGCGTTTCCCTTCATTAAAAAAAGTTATGACTTATTACAGATCACATCTTCCGAATACGGAGAGCAATTGCTGTTTGCGAGCTATCGTTTCTTTTTAGCAGGTGTGTTATTACTTGTCGTCAGTGTCTTCGTCTTCAAACAGACGATCACACTGAAGGAGCGGACCTACGCCTACAGTCGTCTTGGCTTCTTTTTGACGTTCTTGCAGTACGTCTTCTTTTATATCGGTCTATCTTTATCAACCGGCGTACAAGGATCGATCATTGCCGGATCGACTTCGTTCTTCCAGATGTTGCTGGCACATTTTCGATATGAAGACGATCGACTGAATCGATTTAAAGGACTCGCCTTATTCCTTGGATTCACAGGTGTTATCTTGGCTAACTGGCCGCAAGGTGGGCAAGGTGTCTCATTTGGAGTAGGGGAAGGATTGTTGATCGCAGCAATGGTTTCCGGGGCGTTCGGTAACTTGATTGCCAAAGAATACTCGGCACGTTATCCGGTGGCACCGATGACTGGATGGGCGATGGTCATTGGATCAATCGGTCTCTTTATCGCAGGAGTCATTCTCGATGGTCACGTCGCACCATTCACCTTTTCAACGACAAGTGCTTGGATGCTCGTGTATCTTGCCTTCTTATCAGCGACTGGATTTACGCTTTGGAACTTACTAATGAAATATAATCCAGTCAGTAAAGTGTCGTTGTTCATGTTCTTCGTACCGATCTATGGTGTCAGTTTATCGGCATTGATTCTCGGCGAGACGATTCCACCGCAAGCGTTGCTTGGATTACTCTTCGTCGTCAGTGGTATCTTAGTCTCGACGTACCTTCCTGTATGGTTTCAAAAGCGAGGTTGA
- a CDS encoding heavy metal translocating P-type ATPase — protein MTTSTTTDVQQRSVFRHAWDEHHELILALFSGILILVAYGLEKFNTASAVYVTLYLSAYVIGGYAKAKEGLTETYQEKTLNVELLMILAAIGAAAIGYWMEGAILIFIFALSGALETYTMNKNERALQSLMSLQPEEATRLNANGQLEVVGIEQLAIGNLVYVRPGERIPVDGVIVRGQAAIEEASITGESIPVEKQTGDTVYNSTVNMNGVLTIEMTKAADESLFQKIIHMVQNAQSEQSPSAQFIERFESRYVKIVLLVVALMMVLPHYVVGWTFETSIYRAMILLVVASPCALVASITPAALSAIAASAKNGVLFKGGAHIETLGQVDTIVFDKTGTLTTGKPVVTESRYAEGIDVRAVEQAVASIEAQSNHPLAQAIVDHLKTDVREPSTFKDVTGYGIEATVDGVTYRIGKRAFHDGLDDPFVAIEQSLKEQGHTIVYVSNGTQIVALYALRDTIRPEAKTAIAALNDLGIATIMLTGDNPVTAAAISREAGLTDFVAECLPEDKVRYIKQYQTEGRTVAMVGDGINDAPALALAHVGIAMGEGTDAALETADVVLMKNDLGRLAYAVHKARKMNRIVKQNITLAIGVILLLIASNLSQFLIMPFAVVGHEGSTILVILNGLRLLQQDALPSLPQRSSEKRLAA, from the coding sequence ATGACGACTTCCACTACTACCGATGTTCAACAGCGTTCCGTATTCCGTCATGCTTGGGATGAGCATCACGAATTGATTCTAGCATTGTTTAGCGGAATATTGATTTTAGTTGCTTACGGACTCGAAAAATTCAATACGGCGTCTGCCGTTTATGTCACATTGTACTTATCGGCTTATGTAATCGGAGGATATGCGAAAGCGAAGGAAGGATTGACGGAGACGTATCAAGAAAAAACGTTGAACGTCGAATTGTTGATGATTTTAGCTGCCATCGGTGCGGCTGCCATCGGCTACTGGATGGAAGGTGCGATCCTCATCTTCATCTTCGCGTTATCCGGTGCCCTTGAGACATACACGATGAATAAAAACGAACGTGCCTTGCAAAGCTTGATGTCCTTACAACCGGAGGAAGCAACACGTTTGAATGCAAACGGTCAACTCGAAGTCGTCGGAATCGAACAATTAGCGATCGGTAACCTCGTCTATGTTCGTCCTGGTGAGCGGATTCCGGTTGATGGTGTCATCGTCCGTGGTCAAGCGGCGATCGAAGAAGCATCGATTACAGGAGAATCGATTCCGGTTGAAAAACAAACGGGCGATACCGTCTATAACTCGACCGTCAACATGAACGGTGTCTTGACGATTGAGATGACGAAAGCTGCTGACGAGTCGTTGTTCCAAAAGATCATTCATATGGTCCAAAACGCCCAAAGTGAACAGTCTCCATCTGCTCAGTTCATCGAACGTTTCGAAAGCCGTTATGTCAAAATCGTATTGCTTGTCGTCGCACTGATGATGGTCCTCCCTCATTACGTCGTTGGTTGGACATTTGAGACAAGTATTTATCGCGCGATGATTCTTCTCGTCGTCGCCTCACCTTGTGCCCTTGTCGCGTCGATTACACCTGCTGCTTTGTCTGCAATTGCCGCATCTGCGAAAAATGGCGTTCTTTTTAAAGGAGGCGCCCACATCGAGACGCTCGGACAAGTCGATACGATCGTCTTCGATAAAACGGGGACGCTGACAACGGGTAAACCGGTCGTCACTGAAAGTCGGTATGCGGAAGGAATCGATGTCCGAGCCGTCGAACAAGCGGTTGCTTCCATCGAAGCACAGTCGAACCACCCGCTCGCACAAGCGATCGTCGATCACTTAAAAACCGATGTCCGCGAACCGTCAACGTTTAAAGATGTGACAGGATACGGGATTGAAGCGACCGTCGATGGTGTCACGTATCGTATCGGTAAACGGGCATTCCACGATGGTTTAGACGATCCATTCGTCGCAATCGAACAGTCATTGAAAGAACAAGGGCATACGATCGTTTATGTCAGCAATGGAACACAGATCGTAGCGCTTTATGCGTTACGTGATACGATTCGTCCGGAAGCCAAAACAGCGATTGCTGCCTTAAATGATCTCGGCATCGCAACGATCATGTTAACTGGTGACAATCCGGTCACGGCAGCTGCCATCTCACGTGAGGCGGGATTGACGGACTTCGTCGCTGAGTGCCTACCGGAAGATAAAGTACGCTACATCAAACAATACCAAACAGAAGGTCGGACCGTCGCGATGGTCGGTGACGGCATTAACGATGCCCCAGCCCTTGCATTAGCACATGTCGGGATTGCGATGGGTGAAGGAACGGACGCTGCGCTTGAGACCGCTGACGTCGTCTTGATGAAAAATGATTTAGGTCGTCTTGCCTATGCTGTGCACAAAGCCCGGAAGATGAACCGGATCGTCAAACAAAACATCACGCTTGCGATCGGTGTCATCCTCCTATTGATCGCATCGAATTTGTCCCAGTTCCTCATCATGCCGTTCGCCGTCGTCGGACACGAAGGATCAACGATTCTCGTCATCCTGAACGGTTTACGCCTTCTTCAACAGGATGCTTTACCAAGTCTTCCACAGCGTTCATCTGAAAAACGATTAGCTGCTTAA
- a CDS encoding sensor histidine kinase, with translation MIKRYTIRRRIWITIWFTSVFSAILFVLLTFYLYDRFYLQTQEDILLNRGEKLINIYESEGLSGAFYDGMTYTNELTESKVFFIDFLKKNPAGLRFLTNADIEELRNGETVVSSRTHPIEGTDILMTGFPIIENNRLVGTLILYLELGQISEPFRPLRLMIFFMIGLIVLNLVIFGRQIIDTIIRPLIDMKRASTVYAQGDFDYRIPIQSDDEIGELAETLNKMAESLGEVDEQRKEFLANVSHELRTPLSYIRGYTEMMQDDSLEEEKRAQYYQIIERETERLQRLVNDLLDLAQLERDSYPMSKQPLVFSQVLEDVIYRMEPIAQSKGVTFVMNLDPDQIVLGDTDRLEQVFGNLLDNALRYTPPGKQIFLSTETIGDRTHCLIRDEGEGIPEEHLDRLTKRFYRVDKSRTRKDGGTGLGLAITKHIIDRHDGTIRFDSVLGEGTTVHIELPLLPDEEDGFE, from the coding sequence ATGATTAAGCGCTATACGATCCGGCGCCGGATTTGGATCACGATTTGGTTCACGAGCGTTTTTTCCGCCATTTTATTCGTCCTGCTGACGTTCTATCTCTACGACCGGTTCTATCTTCAGACGCAGGAAGATATCTTATTGAACCGAGGCGAAAAGCTGATCAACATCTATGAATCCGAAGGACTGTCTGGTGCTTTTTACGATGGAATGACTTATACGAATGAGTTGACGGAATCGAAAGTCTTCTTTATCGATTTCCTGAAGAAAAATCCAGCTGGACTGCGCTTTTTGACGAATGCGGATATCGAAGAACTTCGAAACGGTGAAACCGTCGTCTCCAGTCGGACCCATCCGATTGAAGGAACGGACATTTTGATGACCGGATTTCCGATCATCGAAAACAATCGACTGGTTGGTACGCTGATCTTGTATCTGGAACTCGGTCAAATCAGTGAACCATTCCGCCCACTCCGCCTGATGATCTTCTTCATGATCGGACTGATCGTCTTGAATCTCGTCATCTTCGGACGACAAATCATCGATACGATCATCCGTCCGTTGATCGACATGAAGCGCGCCTCGACTGTTTATGCACAAGGTGACTTTGATTATCGGATTCCGATTCAATCGGACGATGAGATCGGAGAACTCGCAGAAACGTTAAACAAGATGGCGGAATCGCTCGGAGAAGTCGACGAGCAGCGGAAGGAGTTCCTCGCGAACGTCAGTCATGAATTGCGGACACCGCTCTCCTACATCCGTGGCTATACGGAGATGATGCAGGATGATTCGCTCGAGGAAGAAAAGCGTGCGCAGTATTACCAAATCATCGAGCGGGAAACAGAGCGTCTGCAACGTCTCGTCAATGATTTGCTCGATCTCGCTCAACTTGAACGCGATTCCTATCCGATGTCGAAACAACCACTTGTCTTCAGCCAAGTACTTGAAGATGTCATTTACCGGATGGAACCCATCGCCCAGTCAAAAGGAGTCACGTTCGTGATGAATCTCGATCCGGATCAAATTGTCTTAGGCGATACAGACCGTCTTGAGCAAGTCTTCGGCAATTTACTCGATAACGCCTTACGGTACACACCGCCTGGTAAACAGATTTTCTTATCGACTGAAACGATCGGCGACCGGACGCATTGTCTTATCCGGGACGAAGGAGAAGGCATTCCGGAAGAGCATCTTGATCGACTGACAAAACGATTTTACCGTGTTGATAAATCACGGACGCGGAAAGATGGCGGAACTGGTCTTGGTCTTGCGATCACAAAACACATCATCGATCGTCATGATGGGACGATCCGGTTCGACTCCGTTCTTGGAGAAGGAACGACCGTCCACATCGAGTTACCGCTTCTTCCAGATGAAGAAGATGGATTCGAATGA
- the yfkAB gene encoding radical SAM/CxCxxxxC motif protein YfkAB, which produces MPQSSPITIANDPWEAYRDIEQYGTVRLTNIEVTTTKLCNMRCEHCAVGYMLSSSESPEIPVELLIQRLDEIEHLRAFSITGGEPMLSMKSVKEYVVPLLKYAHERGAKTQINSNLTLPLSRYELIIPYLDVLHISHNWGTADDFIDGGFAMMERKPSREARTKLFETMKENARVLNARGVIVSAETMINKRTLPHLEAIHKEIVDMGCVRHEVHPMYPADFASMIEAASLSEIRDGIHRLLDVRDPNVWMLFGTLPFYACSMEEADLELHRRLRQEKNVSVRNDPDGRSRLNVNIFDGEIIVTDFGDELASLGTIHETSFNDAYAQWQETELNKSLSCHCPAVQCLGPNALVKNAYYPEIDFTKQSSRL; this is translated from the coding sequence ATGCCACAATCATCACCCATCACGATCGCAAACGATCCGTGGGAAGCTTATCGTGACATTGAACAATACGGCACCGTCCGTTTGACGAACATCGAAGTCACGACGACAAAACTGTGTAACATGCGCTGTGAACATTGCGCCGTCGGTTACATGTTATCTAGTAGCGAGTCACCTGAAATCCCAGTCGAACTACTCATTCAACGTCTGGATGAAATCGAACACCTGCGTGCCTTTTCCATCACAGGTGGAGAACCGATGCTTTCGATGAAATCCGTCAAGGAATATGTCGTCCCTTTACTTAAGTATGCCCACGAACGTGGCGCTAAAACCCAAATCAACTCAAATTTAACACTTCCGTTATCTCGTTATGAATTAATCATTCCTTATCTAGATGTCTTGCACATCTCACATAACTGGGGAACAGCCGATGATTTCATCGATGGTGGCTTTGCGATGATGGAACGAAAACCGTCACGTGAAGCACGGACGAAACTTTTCGAGACGATGAAAGAGAATGCTCGTGTCCTGAATGCACGAGGTGTCATCGTATCTGCTGAGACGATGATCAACAAGCGGACGTTGCCACACCTTGAAGCAATCCATAAGGAAATCGTCGATATGGGATGTGTCCGTCATGAAGTGCACCCGATGTACCCCGCTGACTTCGCGTCTATGATCGAAGCAGCTAGTTTATCTGAAATCCGTGACGGAATTCATCGTTTGCTTGACGTCCGCGATCCGAACGTTTGGATGTTGTTCGGAACACTTCCTTTCTACGCATGTTCGATGGAAGAGGCAGATTTAGAATTGCACCGTCGCTTACGTCAAGAAAAAAACGTATCGGTTCGCAATGACCCAGATGGTCGTTCTCGTCTTAACGTCAACATCTTTGATGGTGAAATCATCGTGACCGATTTCGGCGACGAACTCGCTTCGCTCGGTACGATTCACGAGACGTCTTTCAATGATGCGTATGCCCAGTGGCAAGAGACAGAACTGAATAAAAGCTTGTCATGTCACTGTCCTGCGGTGCAGTGCCTTGGACCGAACGCGCTTGTGAAAAACGCATATTACCCTGAGATTGATTTCACAAAACAATCGAGTCGGCTTTAA
- a CDS encoding NUDIX hydrolase — MPIQRSAIILRNEQDEIALIRRDKPNETYYVFPGGGKDDGESLEETAVREAHEELGIDVELTGIAAIVRFNGFDNPYFWAKTIGGRFGTGTGEEFEEEGSGYTPVWIKRSELPSLPVRPPSLAKQLAEMTEPFYELILSENE; from the coding sequence ATGCCGATTCAACGAAGTGCAATCATTTTACGAAACGAACAGGATGAAATTGCGTTGATTCGTCGGGATAAACCGAACGAAACGTATTATGTCTTTCCAGGCGGTGGGAAAGATGATGGAGAATCGTTAGAAGAAACAGCGGTTCGTGAAGCACATGAAGAACTTGGAATCGACGTGGAGTTGACCGGTATTGCCGCCATCGTCCGTTTTAATGGATTCGACAATCCTTATTTTTGGGCGAAAACAATTGGGGGTCGCTTTGGAACGGGGACGGGTGAAGAGTTCGAAGAGGAAGGATCGGGTTATACACCGGTCTGGATCAAGCGTTCGGAGCTACCTTCGTTACCGGTTCGTCCACCGTCACTTGCGAAACAGCTGGCAGAAATGACAGAACCATTCTATGAATTGATCCTTTCTGAAAACGAATGA
- a CDS encoding YihY/virulence factor BrkB family protein, with product MAHSRDPKGLALNLKQRMSDHNITDYAGTLAYYWFLSIFPGIIFVISVLSFFDIDRQTLESQIRDLAPGGAVNTFTDTIFQAIKEPQGGLLSIGAILAVWSASKGVDRLITTANHAYGDFSPRGFVAARGIALLLTIVLGIGMLLLIVLNVLGGPIITYLANFVLPIDMGQKILLTVLRYVVSTILLIGILSIFYRVAPKRPITFKEAIPGAVFGVIVWQLLSVGFGFYVSNFSNYNQTYGSLGSVVILLLWLYFTGLIILLGSELNASWERFMKKADPKKMEEKRLKEQAELDAIPTNTFG from the coding sequence ATGGCGCATTCACGCGATCCAAAAGGGCTTGCCCTGAACTTAAAGCAACGAATGTCCGATCATAATATCACGGATTATGCAGGGACACTCGCTTATTACTGGTTTTTATCCATTTTCCCAGGTATCATTTTCGTCATTTCCGTCTTATCTTTCTTTGACATCGATCGTCAGACACTCGAATCACAAATTCGCGACTTAGCACCAGGTGGGGCCGTCAACACATTCACCGATACGATTTTCCAAGCCATCAAGGAACCACAAGGTGGTCTGTTATCGATTGGTGCGATTCTTGCTGTCTGGTCTGCTTCCAAAGGGGTCGATCGTTTGATCACGACGGCGAACCACGCCTATGGTGACTTCTCGCCCCGTGGTTTTGTCGCAGCACGTGGGATTGCCTTATTGCTCACGATCGTACTCGGAATCGGGATGTTGTTGCTGATCGTCTTGAATGTGCTCGGTGGTCCGATCATTACGTATCTTGCCAATTTCGTGTTGCCGATCGATATGGGGCAAAAAATCCTACTGACGGTCTTACGATATGTCGTGTCGACGATTCTATTGATTGGTATCTTATCGATCTTTTACCGCGTCGCACCAAAGCGCCCGATTACATTCAAAGAAGCAATTCCAGGAGCCGTTTTTGGTGTCATCGTCTGGCAATTATTATCGGTTGGATTCGGATTTTACGTCTCGAACTTCTCGAATTACAATCAAACGTACGGTTCGCTCGGTAGTGTCGTCATCTTGTTACTATGGCTCTACTTCACAGGGCTGATCATCTTACTCGGTTCTGAATTGAACGCGTCATGGGAACGGTTCATGAAAAAAGCGGATCCGAAGAAAATGGAAGAAAAGCGCTTGAAGGAACAAGCTGAACTTGATGCGATTCCGACGAATACGTTCGGATGA
- a CDS encoding PfkB family carbohydrate kinase has protein sequence MNKIAVIGKVFVDIKGTSFAPLHKDAKNVGDITFSNGGTGRNVAQNLAVLGNEVRFISTVTNDQIGVGVLDELKSYGANVDHVEMLEDHGMGMWLAVMDNEGDLQTSISKQPDAKLLEEAILRQSIYALDGVDAVAIDLDLSVTVLERLIHLCRKMELPLFGVCGHLSVIERNRHLLQGFTGFICSREEAEILSDLSIVTVEDAIHVANELAKKGAPFTVVTMSELGAVYVDRRTATSGHVGTKKVKVVDSTGAGDSFFSAVLSELTQEKSAEEALKLGMKVAAEVIASTENGLIPEMLDALQ, from the coding sequence ATGAATAAAATCGCGGTAATCGGAAAAGTATTCGTCGACATAAAAGGAACTTCGTTCGCTCCTTTGCATAAGGATGCGAAAAACGTAGGAGACATCACGTTTTCAAATGGAGGAACAGGACGCAACGTAGCACAAAATCTAGCCGTCCTCGGGAATGAAGTTCGCTTTATCTCGACGGTTACGAATGATCAGATTGGCGTGGGAGTGCTCGATGAGCTGAAATCTTACGGTGCAAATGTGGATCACGTCGAAATGTTAGAAGATCATGGAATGGGCATGTGGCTAGCTGTCATGGATAATGAAGGCGATTTGCAAACATCGATCTCAAAACAACCGGATGCCAAGTTGCTCGAAGAGGCGATTTTACGTCAATCAATCTATGCACTCGATGGAGTCGATGCCGTTGCAATCGATCTTGATTTGTCCGTTACGGTCTTAGAACGTTTGATTCATTTATGTCGCAAAATGGAGTTGCCATTGTTTGGTGTGTGTGGTCACTTGAGCGTCATCGAACGAAATCGTCATCTGCTACAAGGGTTCACTGGATTCATTTGTAGCCGAGAAGAGGCGGAAATTCTGTCTGATCTATCGATCGTAACGGTTGAAGATGCGATTCATGTAGCGAATGAGCTAGCGAAAAAGGGTGCTCCGTTCACGGTCGTGACGATGAGTGAACTCGGGGCGGTCTACGTTGATCGTCGTACAGCGACATCAGGTCATGTCGGAACGAAAAAAGTAAAAGTCGTCGACTCAACGGGAGCAGGCGACTCCTTCTTCTCCGCTGTCTTGTCTGAATTGACACAAGAAAAGTCAGCAGAAGAGGCATTGAAGCTTGGCATGAAGGTTGCAGCAGAAGTCATCGCTTCGACAGAGAATGGACTCATTCCTGAAATGCTGGATGCTCTTCAATAA
- the rlmD gene encoding 23S rRNA (uracil(1939)-C(5))-methyltransferase RlmD — translation MATKIKLKTGEVRSVTCLRMGINGEGIATLERQIVFIPGLLVGETAQIEITEIHANYANAKILKRDDRSPDRVTPLCPVYSVCGGCQLQHMSYDGQLRYKEEMLRNAFLKSTKLNVEKADIRPTIGSKEWEYRNKSQFVVGKQGNEIVSGLYSANSNRLVAIDDCVVQNKDTLRVNQAVTKLLNDYKVPVYHAAKQDGVMRHIVVRTGIKTGEIQVVLVAFKDGFRDLEGLSRDIMDIPGVVSVALNINDKLTSRVFGEETEVLRGVERIEEEMGEFTYQLSPRAFFQLNPEQAERMYEEIARAAALTGEERVVDAYAGVGSIGLWIAKGAKEVRGMEIIEEAVEDANAHMKQYGFDHAHYVVGKAEAWIPRWVKEGWIPDVFIVDPPRSGCDTQLLNAMISSKAKKIIYVSCNPQTLARDCDHLMKAGYKVSYIQPYDMFPQTAHVEAIVVLEKKKKKKF, via the coding sequence ATGGCAACAAAAATCAAATTAAAGACAGGTGAGGTCCGTTCGGTCACGTGTCTCCGGATGGGAATCAACGGTGAAGGGATCGCGACGCTCGAACGACAAATCGTCTTCATCCCAGGACTACTCGTCGGGGAAACGGCACAAATCGAGATCACGGAAATTCATGCGAACTATGCGAATGCGAAAATCTTAAAGCGCGACGATCGTTCACCAGACCGTGTTACTCCACTTTGCCCGGTCTATAGTGTCTGTGGCGGCTGCCAATTACAACACATGAGTTACGACGGACAGTTGCGTTATAAGGAAGAAATGCTTCGCAACGCTTTCTTGAAATCAACGAAGTTGAATGTCGAGAAAGCAGATATCCGTCCGACGATCGGTTCGAAGGAATGGGAATACCGCAACAAGTCGCAATTCGTCGTCGGTAAACAGGGGAATGAGATTGTCAGCGGTCTCTATTCCGCTAATTCGAATCGTCTGGTCGCGATCGATGATTGTGTCGTCCAAAACAAGGACACGCTTCGCGTCAACCAAGCTGTCACGAAATTACTCAATGACTATAAAGTACCCGTTTATCATGCAGCAAAACAAGATGGTGTCATGCGCCATATCGTCGTCCGGACAGGAATCAAAACGGGTGAAATTCAAGTCGTACTGGTTGCTTTTAAAGACGGCTTCCGTGATTTAGAAGGGTTGTCGCGCGATATCATGGATATCCCAGGTGTCGTCTCGGTCGCACTGAACATCAATGATAAGTTGACGTCACGTGTCTTCGGAGAAGAGACAGAAGTCTTGCGCGGCGTTGAACGGATCGAAGAAGAGATGGGGGAATTCACGTATCAATTGTCCCCGCGTGCCTTCTTCCAGTTGAACCCGGAACAAGCAGAACGGATGTATGAAGAGATCGCACGTGCCGCTGCTTTGACAGGCGAAGAACGTGTCGTTGATGCATACGCAGGTGTTGGTTCAATCGGACTCTGGATCGCCAAAGGAGCAAAAGAAGTTCGCGGCATGGAAATCATTGAAGAAGCTGTCGAAGATGCCAATGCGCACATGAAGCAATACGGATTCGACCATGCCCACTACGTCGTCGGTAAGGCCGAAGCGTGGATTCCACGTTGGGTCAAGGAAGGCTGGATTCCGGATGTCTTTATCGTCGACCCACCACGTTCAGGTTGCGATACACAATTGTTGAACGCGATGATTTCTTCTAAAGCTAAAAAAATCATCTATGTCTCGTGTAATCCGCAGACGCTTGCGCGTGATTGTGATCACTTGATGAAAGCAGGATACAAAGTATCGTACATCCAACCGTACGATATGTTCCCACAAACAGCGCACGTTGAAGCAATCGTCGTGCTCGAAAAGAAGAAAAAGAAAAAGTTCTAA
- a CDS encoding SE1561 family protein, producing MGKARTDKLGQMNVLKSRMQLLCHTIDSLDESSDIEDLERLIVSLDQLKAKVVRYAKDMKEQEETKKAVD from the coding sequence ATGGGAAAAGCAAGAACTGATAAACTTGGTCAAATGAATGTGCTAAAATCAAGAATGCAGCTTCTCTGTCATACAATCGATTCACTCGATGAATCATCAGATATCGAAGATTTGGAACGACTGATCGTATCACTGGATCAACTCAAGGCGAAGGTCGTTCGATATGCGAAGGATATGAAAGAACAAGAAGAAACGAAAAAAGCGGTAGATTGA
- a CDS encoding TVP38/TMEM64 family protein yields the protein MMEQHVIQTFELFGPFAPFVSVLVSVVVSVLGVLPSTFVTAANLVYFGLWIGTLLSFIGEVLGAVCAFLLYRKGLRYALRRPLPDRFARLQQKLQAQRGHEAFWTIILLRLLPFVPSGIVNIISAASGISILLFLTASTIGKIPAMLVEVLAVHQFMQSSSIVQWSIAGVALVGYLLYRIHQKRTPSI from the coding sequence ATGATGGAACAACATGTCATCCAAACCTTTGAACTCTTCGGACCGTTCGCTCCGTTCGTTAGTGTCTTGGTCAGCGTCGTCGTCAGTGTGCTTGGTGTCCTACCGAGTACGTTCGTCACCGCTGCGAATCTCGTCTATTTCGGATTATGGATCGGTACATTGCTCTCTTTCATCGGTGAAGTCTTAGGTGCGGTTTGTGCGTTCCTACTTTACCGAAAAGGACTGCGGTATGCCCTTCGTCGCCCACTTCCCGATCGATTCGCTCGTTTGCAACAAAAACTGCAAGCACAACGAGGACATGAAGCATTTTGGACGATCATCTTGCTGCGGCTATTACCGTTCGTCCCGTCTGGCATCGTCAACATCATCAGTGCGGCGAGTGGTATTTCCATCCTACTTTTCCTGACTGCGAGTACGATTGGAAAAATTCCAGCCATGTTAGTCGAAGTGCTCGCCGTCCATCAGTTCATGCAATCCTCGTCCATCGTTCAATGGTCGATTGCAGGCGTGGCACTCGTTGGTTATCTGCTATACCGTATTCATCAAAAACGAACACCATCGATTTAA